A stretch of the Lolium perenne isolate Kyuss_39 chromosome 3, Kyuss_2.0, whole genome shotgun sequence genome encodes the following:
- the LOC127339362 gene encoding uncharacterized protein yields MREKGRKAHGKGRVDDEGIFAVWKRTSKSCPHGKLPRAHGKDPLLGKDAEALSTRASAWPARIHTRTRIQLALAALLHPAPPPPPTCPAPRRAAAADSPCPPSRRRRRLALPPVALKYTPPLLRAPPQLTPAPRLALRLPAVAARASGGREVRAAEGDGRRVIPIARCYDAGLARLEVTGAARWEQAVAAAAAADGGVAADAHLGAGSEAMVMEAFLPGPGGAASTRVILQAKEVQEKASKIKKDYGDDFFSENEPHSESILAMALKQVVMEKLANFRLEVFSPG; encoded by the exons ATGCGTGAAAA AGGGCgtaaagcgcacggcaaaggaaggGTGGACGACGAAGGCATATTTGCCGTGTGGAAGCGCACGTCAAAGAGCTGTCCGCACGGCAAACTGCCaagggcgcacggcaaagatcccTTGCTCGGCAAAGACGCCGAAGCGTTATCCACACGCGCATCCGCCTGGCCAGCTCGCATCCACACACGCACGCGCATCCAACTCGCCCTAGCTGCGCTCCTccaccccgcgccgccgccgccgccgacttgCCCTGCCCcccgtcgcgccgccgccgccgactcgCCCTGCCCcccgtcgcgccgccgccgccgactcgCCCTGCCCCCCGTCGCGCTAAAATACACACCCCCATTACTCAGAGCCCCACCACAGCTGACCCCCGCACCTCGCCTCGCCCTCCGCCTACCCGCCGTGGCGGCTCGCGCCAGCGGCGGAAGAGAAGTCCGAGCCGCGGAGGGAGACGGAAGGCGCGTCATCCCTATCGCGCGGTGCTACGACGCTGGCCTCGCGCGGCTCGAGGTCACCGGCGCCGCGCGGTGGGAGCAGGCGGTCGCAGCCGCGGCGGCGGCCGACGGCGGCGTGGCGGCGGACGCGCACCTCGGCGCTGGATCCGAGGCCATGGTTATGGAGGCCTTCCTCCCTGGCCCTGGCGGCGCCGCGTCCACTCGTGTG ATTTTGCAAGCCAAGGAAGTTCAAGAGAAGGCCAGCAAGATAAAGAAAGACTATGGTGATGATTTTTTCTCTGAAAATGAACCTCATTCCGAGAGTATTTTGGCTATGGCCCTTAAGCAAGTTGTAATGGAGAAGCTTGCGAACTTTCGTCTAGAAGTCTTCTCTCCAGGTTGA
- the LOC127341560 gene encoding probable WRKY transcription factor 72 isoform X1 yields MDVAVERPPLVKEEKKPETMMEIRTTPPIVFESFPSTQRVDATTNKDEKLEATKAEMGEVREENERLKTLLSHIVRDYQSLQMHFQETVKVKQQAAAADKLPAVAPVEADVPPPMAAAADDLVSLSLGSGGYARSKGAAHERTSSSSSGTETDQDDQLSLGLSSRRSNEGDDKQASRPSAAAAPLLNLSSDSSADDAAPARHPLSTAACPPTSKARKSPSAGVDGADEEVLQQQAKKARVSVRVKCDTPTMNDGCQWRKYGQKISKGNPCPRAYYRCTVAPSCPVRKQVQRCADDMSILITTYEGTHSHPLPPAAAAMASTTSAAASMLLAGSSSSSHGHHLPFASTGLLGPTTISTIASCPTVTLDLTAPHSLMQQQYASPYGAVAAGYESKALPAAWSSGYLAPYGGGLPYYGKSSLPAMGQHFGMGMATTRPDQLYGAAHSSSYLQRSSSVGVHGPAAPAPAVTDTIAKAITSDPSFQSVLAAAITSYMGRGAGAAAQK; encoded by the exons ATGGACGTAGCAGTCGAGAGGCCGCCGCtggtgaaggaggagaagaagccgGAGACCATGATGGAG ATACGAACCACACCTCCAATAGTCTTTGAAAGTTTTCCATCCACGCAAAGAGTCGATGCAACCACCAACAAG GATGAGAAGCTGGAGGCGACCAAGGCGGAGATGGGGGAGGTGAGGGAGGAGAACGAGCGCCTGAAGACGCTGCTCTCCCACATCGTAAGGGACTACCAGTCGCTCCAGATGCACTTCCAAGAAACCGTCAAGGTCAAACAGCAAGCAGCCGCGGCGGACAAGCTCCCTGCAGTCGCGCCGGTGGAGGCTGACgtgccacctcccatggccgcagCCGCCGACGACCTCGTCTCCCTCAGCCTCGGCAGCGGCGGTTACGCCCGCTCGAAGGGCGCCGCCCACGAGAggacctcgtcgtcctcgtccggCACCGAGACCGACCAAGACGATCAGCTGTCGCTCGGGCTGAGCAGCCGTCGCTCCAACGAAGGCGACGACAAGCAGGCCAGCCGCCCgtccgcggcggcggcgcccttGCTAAACCTGAGCTCCGACAGCAGCGCTGACGACGCCGCCCCGGCACGCCACCCACTATCCACTGCCGCATGCCCGCCGACGTCCAAGGCGCGCAAAAGTCCCAGCGCCGGGGTCGACGGAGCGGACGAGGAGGTTCtccagcagcaggccaagaaggcTAGGGTTTCCGTCCGCGTCAAATGCGACACCCCCACG ATGAATGATGGGTGCCAATGGAGGAAGTACGGGCAGAAGATCTCCAAGGGCAACCCGTGCCCGCGCGCGTACTACCGGTGCACGGTGGCGCCATCCTGCCCGGTGAggaagcaggtgcagcggtgcgcCGACGACATGTCGATCCTGATCACGACGTACGAGGGCACGCACAGCCAcccgctgccgcctgccgcggccGCTATGGCGTCTACCACCTCGGCCGCGGCGTCCATGCTTCTTGCCGGCTCTTCATCCTCGTCCCATGGCCACCACCTACCGTTCGCGTCCACCGGGCttctcggcccgaccaccatctccaccatcgcGTCCTGTCCCACCGTGACGCTCGACCTCACCGCCCCGCACTCGCTCATGCAGCAACAGTACGCGTCTCCTTAcggcgcggtggcggcggggtacGAGTCCAAGGCGCTGCCAGCGGCGTGGAGCAGCGGGTACTTGGCGCCCTATGGCGGGGGACTGCCGTACTATGGTAAGAGCTCCTTGCCGGCGATGGGGCAACATTTTGGCATGGGAATGGCGACGACGAGGCCGGATCAGCTGTACGGCGCCGCCCATTCGTCGTCGTACCTGCAGAGGTCGTCGAGCGTTGGCGTCCATGGCCCGGCAGCACCAGCTCCGGCGGTGACGGACACGATCGCGAAGGCGATCACTTCGGACCCGAGCTTCCAGTCGGTGCTGGCGGCGGCGATCACATCGTACATGGGGCGAGGCGCGGGTGCGGCGGCGCAGAAGTGA
- the LOC127341560 gene encoding probable WRKY transcription factor 72 isoform X2, producing MDVAVERPPLVKEEKKPETMMEDEKLEATKAEMGEVREENERLKTLLSHIVRDYQSLQMHFQETVKVKQQAAAADKLPAVAPVEADVPPPMAAAADDLVSLSLGSGGYARSKGAAHERTSSSSSGTETDQDDQLSLGLSSRRSNEGDDKQASRPSAAAAPLLNLSSDSSADDAAPARHPLSTAACPPTSKARKSPSAGVDGADEEVLQQQAKKARVSVRVKCDTPTMNDGCQWRKYGQKISKGNPCPRAYYRCTVAPSCPVRKQVQRCADDMSILITTYEGTHSHPLPPAAAAMASTTSAAASMLLAGSSSSSHGHHLPFASTGLLGPTTISTIASCPTVTLDLTAPHSLMQQQYASPYGAVAAGYESKALPAAWSSGYLAPYGGGLPYYGKSSLPAMGQHFGMGMATTRPDQLYGAAHSSSYLQRSSSVGVHGPAAPAPAVTDTIAKAITSDPSFQSVLAAAITSYMGRGAGAAAQK from the exons ATGGACGTAGCAGTCGAGAGGCCGCCGCtggtgaaggaggagaagaagccgGAGACCATGATGGAG GATGAGAAGCTGGAGGCGACCAAGGCGGAGATGGGGGAGGTGAGGGAGGAGAACGAGCGCCTGAAGACGCTGCTCTCCCACATCGTAAGGGACTACCAGTCGCTCCAGATGCACTTCCAAGAAACCGTCAAGGTCAAACAGCAAGCAGCCGCGGCGGACAAGCTCCCTGCAGTCGCGCCGGTGGAGGCTGACgtgccacctcccatggccgcagCCGCCGACGACCTCGTCTCCCTCAGCCTCGGCAGCGGCGGTTACGCCCGCTCGAAGGGCGCCGCCCACGAGAggacctcgtcgtcctcgtccggCACCGAGACCGACCAAGACGATCAGCTGTCGCTCGGGCTGAGCAGCCGTCGCTCCAACGAAGGCGACGACAAGCAGGCCAGCCGCCCgtccgcggcggcggcgcccttGCTAAACCTGAGCTCCGACAGCAGCGCTGACGACGCCGCCCCGGCACGCCACCCACTATCCACTGCCGCATGCCCGCCGACGTCCAAGGCGCGCAAAAGTCCCAGCGCCGGGGTCGACGGAGCGGACGAGGAGGTTCtccagcagcaggccaagaaggcTAGGGTTTCCGTCCGCGTCAAATGCGACACCCCCACG ATGAATGATGGGTGCCAATGGAGGAAGTACGGGCAGAAGATCTCCAAGGGCAACCCGTGCCCGCGCGCGTACTACCGGTGCACGGTGGCGCCATCCTGCCCGGTGAggaagcaggtgcagcggtgcgcCGACGACATGTCGATCCTGATCACGACGTACGAGGGCACGCACAGCCAcccgctgccgcctgccgcggccGCTATGGCGTCTACCACCTCGGCCGCGGCGTCCATGCTTCTTGCCGGCTCTTCATCCTCGTCCCATGGCCACCACCTACCGTTCGCGTCCACCGGGCttctcggcccgaccaccatctccaccatcgcGTCCTGTCCCACCGTGACGCTCGACCTCACCGCCCCGCACTCGCTCATGCAGCAACAGTACGCGTCTCCTTAcggcgcggtggcggcggggtacGAGTCCAAGGCGCTGCCAGCGGCGTGGAGCAGCGGGTACTTGGCGCCCTATGGCGGGGGACTGCCGTACTATGGTAAGAGCTCCTTGCCGGCGATGGGGCAACATTTTGGCATGGGAATGGCGACGACGAGGCCGGATCAGCTGTACGGCGCCGCCCATTCGTCGTCGTACCTGCAGAGGTCGTCGAGCGTTGGCGTCCATGGCCCGGCAGCACCAGCTCCGGCGGTGACGGACACGATCGCGAAGGCGATCACTTCGGACCCGAGCTTCCAGTCGGTGCTGGCGGCGGCGATCACATCGTACATGGGGCGAGGCGCGGGTGCGGCGGCGCAGAAGTGA